A window of the Cicer arietinum cultivar CDC Frontier isolate Library 1 chromosome 6, Cicar.CDCFrontier_v2.0, whole genome shotgun sequence genome harbors these coding sequences:
- the LOC101513301 gene encoding uncharacterized protein: protein MFIASKCLGISTIEVYARLVDDPRDNTQVSLPSSYPNSIPSSYPFIETKIHLQSIPSSSEYPSTSTHDIDLNTMYDGPISVVAGVHNEEVGDFSENEDDILAEVVVDDDDDDDDDDQEPVVECPSTTIFFSDPLTFCNVTSDNMNYVDYEFLNSMSKNQSYLVPNPDNLQVGMTFPSKAVAMQCVKEYHMHNSTSFVVAHSVSTRWIVHCKNKNCMWRCRIFNGKKSNIWKITKLEGPHTCSSTMVSQDHQQLSSTVICESILQMVTSDPTISVSVLIAHIRSRYTYTTTYRKTWIAKQKAIERIYDNWEESYKQLPRWILAFKHYLPGTVTDIEVGPFIEDGQRVPSKDVFHRLFWSFQPCIKGFDHCKPVVLVDGTWLYGKYCGTLLMAIAQDGDDHTIPIAYAIVEGETSDAWFFFLSRLRMFVTPQPNLCLISDRHESIKSVVRRVNNNWHHVFCVRHISQNFMRTFKNGLMKNIVTTWVRYAMTQPGITYFRRKISDWSQDALKWLDDIPKEQWLQAYDEGRRWGHMTNNLSECMNNVLKGTRNLSISSLVQATYYRVTAKFEERGTHAQAMMTSGLVYSNTIIQNLNKERAMSNSHEVVIHNRPHSIFTVKELVRPPSGRPVGTFKVDLDKRWCDCGEFQALHYPCSHVIVACSFIHCDYMMYVSYKYTLQCIFDVYKEEFPTIPLQSYWPEYN, encoded by the exons ATGTTCATAGCAAGTAAGTGCCTTGGTATTTCAACAATTGAAGTTTATGCACGGTTAGTAGATGATCCAAGAGACAACACACAAGTAAGTTTACCCTCTTCATATCCCAACTCCATTCCATCTTCATAcccttttattgaaacaaaaatccaccTTCAGTCCATACCCTCATCGTCAGAGTACCCATCAACATCCACCCATGATATTGATCTTAACACAATGTACGATGGTCCTATTAGTGTTGTGGCTGGTGTCCACAATGAAGAAGTCGGTGATTTTAGTGAGAATGAGGATGACATTCTTGCTGAAGTTGTTGTCGATGACgatgacgacgacgatgatgatGATCAAGAACCCGTAGTAGAATGTCCATCtactacaatttttttctctGACCCCCTCACATTTTGCAACGTTACCTCTGACAACATGAATTACGTTGACTATGAATTTCTCAACTCTATGTCCAAAAACCAATCTTACCTTGTTCCAAATCCTGATAATCTTCAAGTGGGGATGACATTTCCCTCAAAAGCTGTGGCAATGCAGTGTGTAAAAGAATATCATATGCACAATTCTACGAGCTTCGTCGTTGCGCATTCTGTTAGCACTAGATGGATTGtccattgtaaaaataaaaattgtatgtGGAGGTGTAGAATATTCAATGGAAAGAAATCAAACATCTGGAAGATCACAAAACTAGAAGGGCCACACACATGCTCATCAACAATGGTTTCACAAGATCACCAACAACTCTCTTCGACTGTTATTTGTGAAAGCATCTTACAAATGGTAACATCGGATCCCACAATATCAGTTTCAGTATTGATTGCACATATACGATCTCGGTACACATATACCACTACTTATAGAAAGACATGGATTGCAAAACAAAAGGCCATTGAGAGAATATACGACAATTGGGAGGAATCATATAAACAGCTTCCAAGGTGGATTCTTGCTTTCAAACACTATCTTCCAGGCACTGTTACCGATATTGAAGTGGGACCCTTTATTGAAGATGGCCAACGAGTTCCTAGCAAAGATGTCTTTCATCGCCTCTTTTGGAGTTTCCAACCATGTATCAAAGGGTTTGATCATTGTAAACCAGTTGTTTTAGTTGATGGAACATGGTTATATGGGAAGTATTGTGGGACCTTACTAATGGCAATCGCTCAGGATGGTGATGATCATACCATTCCTATAGCATACGCCATTGTTGAGGGTGAAACATCAGATGCTTGGTTTTTCTTCCTCAGTCGTCTACGAATGTTTGTCACACCTCAACCCAACCtctgtttgatttcagatagacatgAGTCGATTAAAAGTGTTGTTAGGCGTGTaaacaacaattggcatcatgTCTTTTGCGTTCGACATATATCACAAAACTTCATGAGGACCTTCAAAAATGGGctaatgaaaaatattgtaaCAACATgggtta GATACGCTATGACTCAACCAGGCATCACATACTTTAGAAGAAAAATCAGTGATTGGAGTCAAGATGCATTGAAATGGCTCGACGATATTCCAAAGGAACAATGGCTACAAGCATATGATGAAGGTAGACGTTGGGGACACATGACAAATAACCTTTCTGAGTGCATGAACAATGTATTAAAGGGGACACGCAATCTTTCAATCAGTTCTTTGGTGCAAGCAACATACTACAGAGTGActgcaaaatttgaagaaagagGGACACATGCCCAAGCAATGATGACATCAGGTTTGGTTTACTCAAAtacaatcattcaaaatcttAACAAGGAACGAGCAATGTCAAATTCCCATGAAGTTGTTATTCACAATCGACCCCATAGTATATTTACAGTTAAGGAGTTGGTTCGTCCACCAAGCGGTCGTCCTGTAGGGACATTCAAGGTAGACCTCGACAAAAGATGGTGTGATTGTGGTGAATTTCAAGCATTACACTATCCATGTTCACATGTCATTGTCGCTTGTTCGTTTATTCACTGTGACTACATGATGTATGTGTCTTATAAATATACATTGCAATGTATCTTTGACGTTTACAAGGAAGAGTTCCCAACAATTCCTCTTCAATCATATTGGCCAGAATACAATTGA